GCCATATTGATGATAAAATTCTATTGAATAGATAAGCCTGATAAGCATGAGTAAACAACCTTATAATTTTGCCATATAACACATGTTTTAGCAATTGACCAAGCTTTTTCTCGATGTCATGCAACTCTAAACTGCATATCAATTTCTCTAAGCTTTCAACAAATCCCTTTGGTGATTTTCCAAAGTTTATGCACAACACATTAAAAAATTTTTCAAAGTCTTCATTAATTAAAGCCTTACCTAAAATGTGTGTAACAGGTTTTCTGCTACCAAATCTTTGATACCCGAAGAAATTAAGAAATTGATTGTTATGTTCCCTAAGCAAGTTTATTGTCCTTGAAAACTCCTCCAGAAAGCTACTCGACTTTATCGAAAGTATAATATTGAATTCATTCATGTCATGCATTAAAACAGGCTTAATCTTATCACAAAACCATGCATATGCTTCGAAGCTGGCATCCTCATAAACTACTTTAAAACTAGGCCTAGGATCTCTACATCCACGTAACAACACTACTTGGTATGCTATTGCATGAGCATCTTTTAATCCAAGTAAGTCAAAGTCTTTACATCTAAAACTTTTCCTTAGAATTTGTCCTAGCGAGAAAGAGTCAATGTTTCTCTTCTTAACAACATAAGCACAGTAGTTGTTGTAATCATCTCTACTAAATTGTGCAACCCTTCCTTCTTTCTGTAGTTCATAAAATAGTTCTCTCAAATTAATGGAGTTAACATACTCTGTTACCACAAATCCCTCGGGTCTTCTAATTTCTACACATTCACTATTAAAACAATTATTTTGCGATGGATATGTATATACATGAAGACCAAGTAATATGTCGAGCATGTATTTCGATGAAAAACTCATAGAAGAACCTTCAGCATATTGTTATAGAAGTGGCAAATTCCCAGTTATTTTATCTATAAGCTCTGCAGGAGCTGGTCCAAGACCTAGTGCTGTAATTGTTCCTGGTTCTAGTTGTGTTAATCCTGCATCAGCTATGATAACAGTGTTTATTCCCATTTCCTCAGCCATTTTCTTTATCTGTAGTAATTCTTCAAGACTTTTGACTTTAACTACTATCTTTTTCTGTCCCTGTCTCCTCCACACATTAAGCATATCAACACAAGTTTTTTTCTCAAGACATTGAAAAACAGCTTCAACAGCTGCATGAGCAACTTGTGTTGCTAACTTACCTTTCCCCATTTTAATATCTGTTCTAACCACAATTACTTGTTTCACTTCAATCATTTTGATATCCACATTTGTTGCAGCTATACTGTTTAATTGCAAAGAATTAATAGGCTTTTAAATCTGTGTGTTTAGGAGATATTCACAGCAAATTTTAATTAAGACAAGGTGAATAGTGCTGGCAATTGCTGTTACAAAAATTGTGCTTTATGAAATAGCTGGTGCAAGAATATGCTCAAGTTGTAAAAAGCCTATTGCACCAGATGAAAAAGCTGTTAGTTTTAGATGTCCAAATTGTGGTGCTGTAACTATATGGCGATGCTATAAATGTAGAACCATGGGAGTTCCATACAAGTGTCCAAATTGTGGATTTGAAGGACCTTAAATGGTGGGATTGCATATGGCTGGTAATGTTATAGTTGTTGTGAGAGCTTTTCCAAAAGAGGTAATGAATGATTTTACAGCATTGCTTGATAAAATACGTATGAAAATTAAGGGAAGTGCATATGAATTAGCGAAATGGGAATCAGTGGATATAGCCTTTGGATATAAGGCACTTGATCTCTATTTTATAATGCCTGAAGATATTGAGGGTGGAACAGAGAATCTCGAAGAACTCATAAAAAGTGTTGATGATATAGACAATGTTGAGGTAGTATACATTACTAGAATAGGTGCATAAAATGGGGAGTTTCTGTAAATGTTTATAAAAAGAAGAATACAACAAAAAATACTGGATTATATAAAAGAAAATGGTAAAGCTGAAGATAAGGAGCTGCTGGAGTATTTAAAGAAGGAAGCTGAAATTTCATATAATGAGCTGCTAAATCTTGTAATGTATCTAGAGATAGAAGGTTTTATAGAAGTTAGAAGACAAAAAGATGGTTT
Above is a genomic segment from Ignisphaera cupida containing:
- the pth2 gene encoding peptidyl-tRNA hydrolase Pth2, which encodes MIEVKQVIVVRTDIKMGKGKLATQVAHAAVEAVFQCLEKKTCVDMLNVWRRQGQKKIVVKVKSLEELLQIKKMAEEMGINTVIIADAGLTQLEPGTITALGLGPAPAELIDKITGNLPLL
- the truD gene encoding tRNA pseudouridine(13) synthase TruD, producing the protein MSFSSKYMLDILLGLHVYTYPSQNNCFNSECVEIRRPEGFVVTEYVNSINLRELFYELQKEGRVAQFSRDDYNNYCAYVVKKRNIDSFSLGQILRKSFRCKDFDLLGLKDAHAIAYQVVLLRGCRDPRPSFKVVYEDASFEAYAWFCDKIKPVLMHDMNEFNIILSIKSSSFLEEFSRTINLLREHNNQFLNFFGYQRFGSRKPVTHILGKALINEDFEKFFNVLCINFGKSPKGFVESLEKLICSLELHDIEKKLGQLLKHVLYGKIIRLFTHAYQAYLFNRILSSIWLSIVETKNIKDAFHVLKKEYRYVPLPGYNTQVNENIRRFLDEVMEIEGITLEKFCLRKLNQLCFSGDYRDSIALATNLNYRYNKNELILTFNLSPGSYATILLREIIRCNPMLYT
- a CDS encoding zinc finger domain-containing protein gives rise to the protein MLAIAVTKIVLYEIAGARICSSCKKPIAPDEKAVSFRCPNCGAVTIWRCYKCRTMGVPYKCPNCGFEGP
- a CDS encoding elongation factor 1-beta yields the protein MAGNVIVVVRAFPKEVMNDFTALLDKIRMKIKGSAYELAKWESVDIAFGYKALDLYFIMPEDIEGGTENLEELIKSVDDIDNVEVVYITRIGA